From the genome of Alosa sapidissima isolate fAloSap1 chromosome 14, fAloSap1.pri, whole genome shotgun sequence, one region includes:
- the ppfia1 gene encoding LOW QUALITY PROTEIN: liprin-alpha-1 (The sequence of the model RefSeq protein was modified relative to this genomic sequence to represent the inferred CDS: deleted 11 bases in 10 codons; substituted 1 base at 1 genomic stop codon) → MMCEVMPTISEAEVGPGNGSGRGSGSPLQSDSEGHFESLMVSMLEERDRLLETLRETQENLGLTQSKLHEVSHERDSLQRQLNSALPQEFAALTKEVNMCREQLLEREEEIAELKAERNNTRLLLEHLECLVSRHERSLRMTVVKRQAQSPAGVSSEVEVLKALKSLFEHHKALDEKVRERLRVALERCSALEEQLTNTSKELNYLREQNSQKKLLIDGTTEINHNSESVPSTNGKRSSDGSEEDAGRVVELQDLIDRQSKEVLQMKERLVCLTGRVAELEEDLDTARKDLIKSEDMNTRLQRDIRESMAQKDDMEERITTLEKRYLAAQREATSVHDLNDKLENEIANKESLFRQTEDKNRQLQERLELAEQKLQQTIRKAETLPEVEAELAQRVAALTKAEERHGNVEERLKQLEAQLEEKNQELLRARQREKMNEEHNKRLSETVDKLLSESNERLQLHLKERMSALEEKVPNTLIRDLEHTKKLIEEAHSEHTVRRQLLIQIETMRAENEQGRSRSNSLLHGXAWPALFILAATPDFRYPVSASSMMDSHSDHNNSALVLRRPQKGPGAALRDEPSKRHVQTLNEQEWERVQQANVLANVAHAFESDMDVSDLEDDRETIFSSVDLLSPAGQADAQTLALMLQEQLDAINNEIRMIQEEKESTASGPREIESRVGSGDSLGGRFRSMSSLPPSLLAPGHAGSSPPGSGHSTPRRAPRSPNREVDRMGVMTLPSDLRKHRRKSEQDDKATIRCETSPPTTPRSMRLNKGAIHAASHEDIRDIRGIAGLQDGQGSNPSSSNSSQDSLNKAAKKKSIKSSIGRLFGKKEKGRPSPSSKDSSLAGTPEGEGSPDGLGISKLGGPSEKNRKLQKNPKTGHELLEEARRQGLPFAQWDGPTVVVWLELWVGMPAWYVAACRANVKSGAIMSALSDTEIQREIGISNPLHRLKLRLAIQEIMSLTSPSAPPTSRTSTGNVWVTHEEMESLAATPPTEDDEGTWAQTLAYGDMNHEWIGNEWLPSLGLPQYRSYFMESLVDARMLDHLTKKDLRGQLKMVDSFHRNSFQCGVMCLRRLNYDRKELERRREDAQLEIKDVLVWSNERVISWVQAIGLKEYANNLLDNGVHGALISLDETFDYNAMALLLQIPMQNTQARAVLEREYNSLLAVGTDRKMEERSLSSLLLSQDDDKNFRRAPSWRKKFRPKDVRGMNIGSADTLPANFRMANSSASSPAMQPKKLQMDAAQMLDSATVRTYSC, encoded by the exons GAGTTTGCAGCGCTGACCAAGGAGGTGAACATGTGCCGCGAGCAGCTCCtcgagagggaggaggagatcgCCGAGCTGAAAGCCGAACGCAACAACACACGG TTGCTCCTGGAGCATCTGGAGTGCCTGGTGTCCCGTCACGAGCGCTCCCTCAGGATGACtgtggtgaagaggcaggcCCAGTCTCCGGCTGGGGTGTCCAGCGAGGTGGAGGTGCTCAAGGCCCTCAAGTCTCTGTTCGAGCACCACAAAGCCCTGGACGAGAAG GTTAGGGAGAGGCTGCGGGTAGCACTCGAGCGGTGTAGTGCCTTGGAGGAACAGCTGACAAATACTAGCAAGgag CTCAACTATCTCCGCGAGCAGAACAGTCAGAAGAAGCTGCTGATCGACGGCACGACGGAAATCAACCACAACTCGGAGAGCGTGCCCAGCACAAACGGCAAG cgctcGTCGGACGGCTCGGAGGAGGACGCTGGGCGTGTGGTGGAGCTGCAGGATCTCATCGACCGGCAGAGCAAGGAGGTGCTGCAGATGAAGGAGCGCCTCGTGTGCCTGACCGGCCGTGTGGCCGAACTGGAGGAGGACCTGGACACTGCCCGCAAGGACCTCATCAAGTCCGAGGACATGAACACGCGCTTGCAGAGGGACATCCGAGAG TCGATGGCCCAGAAGGATGACATGGAGGAGCGCATCACCACGCTGGAGAAGCGCTACCTGGCCGCCCAGAGGGAGGCCACGTCCGTGCACGACCTCAACGACAAGCTGGAGAACGAGATCGCCAACAAGGAGTCGCTCTTCCGGCAG ACGGAGGATAAGAACCGGCAGCTGCAGGAGCGTCTGGAGCTGGCCGAGCAGAAGCTCCAGCAGACCATCAGGAAGGCGGAGACGCTGCCCGAGGTGGAGGCGGAGCTGGCACAGAGAGTCGCCGCTCTCACCAAG GCTGAAGAGCGCCATGGTAACGTGGAGGAGAGGCTGAAACAGTTGGAGGCACAGCTGGAGGAAAAGAACCAGGAGCTGCTCAGG GCCCGCCAGCGAGAGAAGATGAACGAAGAGCACAACAAGCGTCTGTCCGAGACGGTA GACAAGCTGCTGTCAGAGTCCAACGAGAGGCTACAGCTCCACCTAAAGGAGAGGATGTCTGCTCTGGAGGAGAAGGTACC AAACACCCTCATTCGTGATCTTGAGCACACTAAGAAGCTGATTGAGGAGG cacacagtgaacacacagtgag GAGGCAGCTTCTGATTCAGATTGAGACCATGAGGGCTGAGAACGAGCAGGGCCGCAGCCGGAGTAACTCTCTACTGCACGGGTAAGCATGGCCA GCGCTCTTCATCTTGGCAGCAACCCCGGACTTCAGGTACCCAGTG TCGGCGTCGTCCATGATGGACAGCCACTCTGACCAC AACAACAGCGCGCTGGTGCTGCGG CGACCACAGAAGGGCCCGGGTGCCGCCCTGAGGGACGAACCCTCCAAG AGGCAT GTGCAAACTCTCAACGAGCAGGAGTGGGAGCGCGTGCAGCAGGCCAACGTGCTGGCCAACGTGGCGCACGCTTTCGAGAGCGACATGGACGTGTCGGACCTGGAGGATGACCGCGAGACCATCTTCAGCTCGGTGGACCTGCTGTCCCCTGCCGGCCAGGCAGACGCCCAGACGCTTGCCCTCATGCTGCAGGAGCAGCTGGATGCCATCAACAATGAGATCAg GATGAtccaggaggagaaggagagcacGGCG TCCGGGCCGAGGGAGATTGAGTCTCGGGTGGGCAGTGGTGACAGCCTGGGTGGCCGTTTCCGCTCCATGAGCtcgctccctccc tccctgctGGCCCCAGGTCACGCTGGCTCCTCGCCGCCTGGTTCTGGCCACTCCACGCCCCGCAGGGCCCCGCGCAGCCCCAACCGAGAGGTGGACCGC ATGGGGGTCATGACCCTG CCTAGCGACTTGCGGAAGCACCGCAGGAAG TCTGAGCAGGACGACAAAGCCACCATCAGGTGCGAAACGtctccccccaccacc ccgcGCTCCATGCGTCTCAACAAAGGGGCCATCCACGCGGCCAGTCACGAAGACATCCGAGACATTCGCGG TATCGCTGGACTGCAGGACGGTCAGGGCAGCAAC CCCAGCAGCAGTAACAGCAGTCAG GACTCGCTCAACAAGGCTGCCAAGAAGAAGAGCATCAAGTCCTCCATCGGCCGCCTGTTCGGCAAGAAGGAGAAAGGCCGGCCCAGTCCCTCCAGCAAAGACTCCAGCCTGG cTGGAACCCCAGAGGGTGAGGGCTCTCCAGACGGGCTGGGGATCAGCAAGCTGGGCGGCCCATCAGAGAAGAACAGGAAGCTGCAGAAAAA TCCCAAAACAGG GCATGAGCTCCTGGAGGAAGCTCGTCGGCAGGGCCTGCCCTTCGCTCAGTGGGACGGACCCACGGTAGTGGTCTGGTTGGAG CTGTGGGTTGGGATGCCTGCCTGGTATGTTGCAGCGTGCCGTGCCAATGTGAAGAGCGGCGCCATCATGTCGGCACTGTCTGACACAGAGATCCAGCGGGAGATCGGCATCAGCAACCCGCTACACCGGCTCAAGCTGCGGCTCGCCATCCAGGAGATCATGTCCCTTACCAGCCCCTCCGCACCGCCCACCTCCAgaacg TCCACGGGGAACGTGTGGGTGACGCATGAAGAGATGGAGAGCCTGGCGGCCACGCCTCCCACG GAGGATGACGAGGGCACCTGGGCCCAG ACTCTGGCGTATGGCGACATGAACCACGAGTGGATTGGTAATGAGTGGCTCCCCAGCCTGGGTCTGCCCCAGTACCGCAGCTACTTCATGGAGTCCCTGGTGGACGCGCGCATGCTGGACCATCTCACCAAGAAGGACCTCCGGGGTCAGCTCAAGATGGTGGACAGCTTCCACAG GAACAGCTTCCAGTGTGGGGTGATGTGCCTGAGGCGGCTCAACTACGACCGGAAGGAGCTGGAGAGGCGACGAGAGGATGCTCAGCTGGAGATCAAAG acgtGCTGGTGTGGAGTAACGAGCGGGTGATCAGCTGGGTGCAGGCCATCGGGCTGAAGGAGTACGCCAACAACCTGCTGGACAACGGCGTCCACGGGGCACTCATCTCCCTGGACGAGACCTTCGACTACAACGCCATGGCCCTCCTGCTGCAGATCCCCATGCAAAACACGCAG gctcGAGCAGTGCTGGAGCGTGAGTACAACAGCCTGTTGGCCGTGGGGACGGACAGGAAGATGGAGGAG cgttcgctctcctctcttctcctctcgcaGGACGACGACAAGAACTTCCGGCGAGCCCCTTCCTGGAGGAAGAAGTTCCGTCCCAAAGACGTGCGGGGCATGAACATCGGCTCGGCCGACACGTTGCCCGCCAACTTCAGGATGGCCAACAGCAGCGCTTCTTCCCCCGCCATGCAGCCAAAGAAACTCCAGATGGACG CAGCGCAGATGCTGGACTCTGCCACGGTCAGGACCTACTCATGCTAA
- the LOC121682081 gene encoding src substrate cortactin-like isoform X3 has product MWKAAAGQSVKVAVDDGGDDWETDPDFENDVSEKEQRWGAKTVAGSGHQEHINIHDLRQTVSSEHTNLKQKELDDMPKASHGYGGKFGIQEDRMDSSAVGHDYQSKLSKHCSQTDTSKGFGGKFGVQADRVDQSAMGFEYAGKTEKHASQKDYSTGFGGRYGVQTDRVDQSALGFDYQGKTDKHESQKDYSKGFGGKFGVETDKVDKSAVGFEYQGKTEKHESQKDYVKGFGGKFGVQADRQDKSALGWDHQEKTQLHESQKDYSKGFGGKYGVQKDRMDKSAGTFEEVERPASGYQKTKPVEAVSANTGSIKARFENIAKQNEEEDRKRAEEERVRRQAKEKQEQEEARRNQEEAAKAKPPSPVPSPSPTPAAQPVYEDTGLYEEPPQESTDNSNNIYEPEPVAKPMSTPAAEQTYEETAQEDMYQNVDEDYQAGGGGDSTPAGGAEDAQTYDYGEDLGVTAVALYDYQAAGDDEISFDPDDIITNIEMIDEGWWRGVCRGAYGLFPANYVEVRP; this is encoded by the exons ATGTGGAAGGCAGCAGCAGGTCAGTCTGTGAAGGTGGCAGTTGATGATGGAGGAGACGACTGGGAGACTGATCCAGACTTTGAG AACGATGTGTCAGAAAAAGAGCAGCGATGGGGTGCCAAGACTGTGGCCGGCTCAGGACATCAAGAACATATCAA CATCCATGACCTGCGCCAGACGGTCTCCTCGGAGCACACCAACCTGAAGCAGAAGGAGCTGGACGACATGCCCAAGGCCTCGCATGGCTATGGGGGCAAGTTTGGCATCCAGGAGGACCGCATGGACAGT tCGGCTGTGGGACATGACTACCAGAGCAAGCTGTCCAAGCACTGCTCCCAGACAGACACCTCCAAAGGCTTTGGTGGCAAGTTTGGAGTTCAGGCAGATCGCGTTGACCAG TCTGCTATGGGTTTCGAATATGCTGGGAAGACAGAAAAGCATGCCTCACAGAAAG ACTACTCCACGGGTTTTGGGGGGCGCTACGGGGTGCAGACTGATCGGGTGGACCAGAGTGCCCTGGGCTTTGATTACCAGGGCAAAACCGACAAACATGAGTCGCAGAAAG ACTACTCTAAAGGCTTCGGTGGAAAGTTTGGTGTGGAGACGGACAAGGTGGACAAGAGTGCGGTTGGGTTCGAGTACCAGGGGAAGACCGAGAAACACGAGTCACAGAAAG ACTATGTGAAGGGTTTCGGTGGAAAGTTTGGTGTGCAGGCTGACCGCCAGGACAAGTCGGCTCTGGGATGGGACCATCAGGAGAAAACGCAGCTTCACGAGTCTCAGAAAG ACTACTCAAAAGGATTTGGAGGCAAATATGGAGTCCAAAAGGATAGAATGGATAAG AGTGCAGGGACCtttgaggaggtggagagaccaGCCTCCGGCTACCAGAAGACCAAGCCTGTAGAAGCAG TCAGTGCCAACACCGGGAGCATTAAAGCTCGCTTTGAGAACATCGCCAAGCAGAATGAGGAGGAGGACCGGAAGCGCGCTGAGGAGGAGCGGGTCCGGCGGCAGGCCAAGGAgaagcaggagcaggaggaggcgcGCAGGAACCAGGAG GAGGCAGCCAAAGCCAAGCCTCCGTCTCCCGTGCCGAGCCCCAGCCCCACCCCTGCTGCCCAGCCGGTGTACGAG gacaCCGGGCTGTATGAGGAGCCTCCACAGGAGAGCAccgacaacagcaacaacatctACGAGCCTGAGCCTGTGGCCAAGCCCATGTCCACTCCTGCCGCGGAGCAGACCTACGAGGAGACGGCCCAGGAGGACATGTACCAGAACGTGGACGAGGACTACCAGGCTGGAGGAGGTGGGGACTCCACACCCGCAGGTGGAGCAGAGG ATGCCCAGACGTATGACTATGGAGAGGACCTGGGGGTGACCGCTGTGGCCCTGTATGACTACCAGGCTG CTGGCGATGATGAGATTTCCTTTGACCCTGACGACATCATCACCAACATCGAGATGATTGACGAGGGCTGGTGGAGGGGTGTGTGCCGAGGGGCCTACGGACTCTTTCCAGCCAATTATGTGGAGGTTCGGCCATGA
- the LOC121682081 gene encoding src substrate protein p85-like isoform X1: protein MWKAAAGQSVKVAVDDGGDDWETDPDFENDVSEKEQRWGAKTVAGSGHQEHINIHDLRQTVSSEHTNLKQKELDDMPKASHGYGGKFGIQEDRMDSSAVGHDYQSKLSKHCSQTDTSKGFGGKFGVQADRVDQSAMGFEYAGKTEKHASQKDYSTGFGGRYGVQTDRVDQSALGFDYQGKTDKHESQKDYSKGFGGKFGVETDKVDKSAVGFEYQGKTEKHESQKDYVKGFGGKFGVQADRQDKSALGWDHQEKTQLHESQKDYKRGFGGKYGVEADKQDKSALGFEHKEGLAKHESQQDYSKGFGGKYGVQKDRMDKSAGTFEEVERPASGYQKTKPVEAVSANTGSIKARFENIAKQNEEEDRKRAEEERVRRQAKEKQEQEEARRNQEEAAKAKPPSPVPSPSPTPAAQPVYEDTGLYEEPPQESTDNSNNIYEPEPVAKPMSTPAAEQTYEETAQEDMYQNVDEDYQAGGGGDSTPAGGAEDAQTYDYGEDLGVTAVALYDYQAAGDDEISFDPDDIITNIEMIDEGWWRGVCRGAYGLFPANYVEVRP, encoded by the exons ATGTGGAAGGCAGCAGCAGGTCAGTCTGTGAAGGTGGCAGTTGATGATGGAGGAGACGACTGGGAGACTGATCCAGACTTTGAG AACGATGTGTCAGAAAAAGAGCAGCGATGGGGTGCCAAGACTGTGGCCGGCTCAGGACATCAAGAACATATCAA CATCCATGACCTGCGCCAGACGGTCTCCTCGGAGCACACCAACCTGAAGCAGAAGGAGCTGGACGACATGCCCAAGGCCTCGCATGGCTATGGGGGCAAGTTTGGCATCCAGGAGGACCGCATGGACAGT tCGGCTGTGGGACATGACTACCAGAGCAAGCTGTCCAAGCACTGCTCCCAGACAGACACCTCCAAAGGCTTTGGTGGCAAGTTTGGAGTTCAGGCAGATCGCGTTGACCAG TCTGCTATGGGTTTCGAATATGCTGGGAAGACAGAAAAGCATGCCTCACAGAAAG ACTACTCCACGGGTTTTGGGGGGCGCTACGGGGTGCAGACTGATCGGGTGGACCAGAGTGCCCTGGGCTTTGATTACCAGGGCAAAACCGACAAACATGAGTCGCAGAAAG ACTACTCTAAAGGCTTCGGTGGAAAGTTTGGTGTGGAGACGGACAAGGTGGACAAGAGTGCGGTTGGGTTCGAGTACCAGGGGAAGACCGAGAAACACGAGTCACAGAAAG ACTATGTGAAGGGTTTCGGTGGAAAGTTTGGTGTGCAGGCTGACCGCCAGGACAAGTCGGCTCTGGGATGGGACCATCAGGAGAAAACGCAGCTTCACGAGTCTCAGAAAG ACTATAAGCGGGGTTTCGGAGGGAAGTACGGGGTTGAGGCGGACAAGCAGGACAAGAGTGCCCTGGGCTTTGAGCACAAGGAGGGCCTGGCCAAGCACGAGTCTCAACAAG ACTACTCAAAAGGATTTGGAGGCAAATATGGAGTCCAAAAGGATAGAATGGATAAG AGTGCAGGGACCtttgaggaggtggagagaccaGCCTCCGGCTACCAGAAGACCAAGCCTGTAGAAGCAG TCAGTGCCAACACCGGGAGCATTAAAGCTCGCTTTGAGAACATCGCCAAGCAGAATGAGGAGGAGGACCGGAAGCGCGCTGAGGAGGAGCGGGTCCGGCGGCAGGCCAAGGAgaagcaggagcaggaggaggcgcGCAGGAACCAGGAG GAGGCAGCCAAAGCCAAGCCTCCGTCTCCCGTGCCGAGCCCCAGCCCCACCCCTGCTGCCCAGCCGGTGTACGAG gacaCCGGGCTGTATGAGGAGCCTCCACAGGAGAGCAccgacaacagcaacaacatctACGAGCCTGAGCCTGTGGCCAAGCCCATGTCCACTCCTGCCGCGGAGCAGACCTACGAGGAGACGGCCCAGGAGGACATGTACCAGAACGTGGACGAGGACTACCAGGCTGGAGGAGGTGGGGACTCCACACCCGCAGGTGGAGCAGAGG ATGCCCAGACGTATGACTATGGAGAGGACCTGGGGGTGACCGCTGTGGCCCTGTATGACTACCAGGCTG CTGGCGATGATGAGATTTCCTTTGACCCTGACGACATCATCACCAACATCGAGATGATTGACGAGGGCTGGTGGAGGGGTGTGTGCCGAGGGGCCTACGGACTCTTTCCAGCCAATTATGTGGAGGTTCGGCCATGA
- the LOC121682081 gene encoding src substrate protein p85-like isoform X2 yields MWKAAAGQSVKVAVDDGGDDWETDPDFENDVSEKEQRWGAKTVAGSGHQEHINIHDLRQTVSSEHTNLKQKELDDMPKASHGYGGKFGIQEDRMDSSAVGHDYQSKLSKHCSQTDTSKGFGGKFGVQADRVDQSAMGFEYAGKTEKHASQKDYSTGFGGRYGVQTDRVDQSALGFDYQGKTDKHESQKDYSKGFGGKFGVETDKVDKSAVGFEYQGKTEKHESQKDYVKGFGGKFGVQADRQDKSALGWDHQEKTQLHESQKDYKRGFGGKYGVEADKQDKSALGFEHKEGLAKHESQQDYSKGFGGKYGVQKDRMDKSAGTFEEVERPASGYQKTKPVEAVSANTGSIKARFENIAKQNEEEDRKRAEEERVRRQAKEKQEQEEARRNQEEAAKAKPPSPVPSPSPTPAAQPVYEDTGLYEEPPQESTDNSNNIYEPEPVAKPMSTPAAEQTYEETAQEDMYQNVDEDYQAGGDAQTYDYGEDLGVTAVALYDYQAAGDDEISFDPDDIITNIEMIDEGWWRGVCRGAYGLFPANYVEVRP; encoded by the exons ATGTGGAAGGCAGCAGCAGGTCAGTCTGTGAAGGTGGCAGTTGATGATGGAGGAGACGACTGGGAGACTGATCCAGACTTTGAG AACGATGTGTCAGAAAAAGAGCAGCGATGGGGTGCCAAGACTGTGGCCGGCTCAGGACATCAAGAACATATCAA CATCCATGACCTGCGCCAGACGGTCTCCTCGGAGCACACCAACCTGAAGCAGAAGGAGCTGGACGACATGCCCAAGGCCTCGCATGGCTATGGGGGCAAGTTTGGCATCCAGGAGGACCGCATGGACAGT tCGGCTGTGGGACATGACTACCAGAGCAAGCTGTCCAAGCACTGCTCCCAGACAGACACCTCCAAAGGCTTTGGTGGCAAGTTTGGAGTTCAGGCAGATCGCGTTGACCAG TCTGCTATGGGTTTCGAATATGCTGGGAAGACAGAAAAGCATGCCTCACAGAAAG ACTACTCCACGGGTTTTGGGGGGCGCTACGGGGTGCAGACTGATCGGGTGGACCAGAGTGCCCTGGGCTTTGATTACCAGGGCAAAACCGACAAACATGAGTCGCAGAAAG ACTACTCTAAAGGCTTCGGTGGAAAGTTTGGTGTGGAGACGGACAAGGTGGACAAGAGTGCGGTTGGGTTCGAGTACCAGGGGAAGACCGAGAAACACGAGTCACAGAAAG ACTATGTGAAGGGTTTCGGTGGAAAGTTTGGTGTGCAGGCTGACCGCCAGGACAAGTCGGCTCTGGGATGGGACCATCAGGAGAAAACGCAGCTTCACGAGTCTCAGAAAG ACTATAAGCGGGGTTTCGGAGGGAAGTACGGGGTTGAGGCGGACAAGCAGGACAAGAGTGCCCTGGGCTTTGAGCACAAGGAGGGCCTGGCCAAGCACGAGTCTCAACAAG ACTACTCAAAAGGATTTGGAGGCAAATATGGAGTCCAAAAGGATAGAATGGATAAG AGTGCAGGGACCtttgaggaggtggagagaccaGCCTCCGGCTACCAGAAGACCAAGCCTGTAGAAGCAG TCAGTGCCAACACCGGGAGCATTAAAGCTCGCTTTGAGAACATCGCCAAGCAGAATGAGGAGGAGGACCGGAAGCGCGCTGAGGAGGAGCGGGTCCGGCGGCAGGCCAAGGAgaagcaggagcaggaggaggcgcGCAGGAACCAGGAG GAGGCAGCCAAAGCCAAGCCTCCGTCTCCCGTGCCGAGCCCCAGCCCCACCCCTGCTGCCCAGCCGGTGTACGAG gacaCCGGGCTGTATGAGGAGCCTCCACAGGAGAGCAccgacaacagcaacaacatctACGAGCCTGAGCCTGTGGCCAAGCCCATGTCCACTCCTGCCGCGGAGCAGACCTACGAGGAGACGGCCCAGGAGGACATGTACCAGAACGTGGACGAGGACTACCAGGCTGGAGGAG ATGCCCAGACGTATGACTATGGAGAGGACCTGGGGGTGACCGCTGTGGCCCTGTATGACTACCAGGCTG CTGGCGATGATGAGATTTCCTTTGACCCTGACGACATCATCACCAACATCGAGATGATTGACGAGGGCTGGTGGAGGGGTGTGTGCCGAGGGGCCTACGGACTCTTTCCAGCCAATTATGTGGAGGTTCGGCCATGA